Sequence from the Kineosporia succinea genome:
TCCACATCTGACACTGAGTCTCACGAACGGAACCAAGTCTCATGAAACTCGCCAGGACGATCGTCATCACCGGAGCCAGCGACGGGGTGGGCGCCGCGGCGGCCCGCGAGCTCAGCCGGCAAGGACACCAGTTGGTCCTGGTCGGAAGGTCGCCGGAGAAAACGGACCGGGTGGCCGACGAACTCGGCGCCGAACGTCACGTGGCCGACTTCAGCGACCTCGGCGCGGTGCGCGACCTCGCGGCCACTCTCCTGGACCGGCACGACCGCATCGATGTGCTGGCGAACAACGCCGGAGGCGTCTTCGGCAACGACCGGGTGATGACCCGCGACGGCCACGAGCTCACGTTCCAGGTGAACTACCTGGCCCCGTTCCTGCTGACCCACCTGTTGCTCGACCGGCTGGTCTCCTCGCGGGCCACCGTCGTGAACACCTCCAGCTCGGGCAACCGCCTGGGCCGGGTCGACCTCGAGAACCTCTCCGGGGAAAAGCGTTTCAGCGGGACGGCGGCCTACTCGAACGCCAAGCTGATGCAGATCCTGCACGCCCGCGAACTCGACCGCCGCTACGGCGCGGCCGGTCTACGCGCGGCCGGCCTGAACCCGGGCAACATCCGCTCCAACTTCGCCCAGCAGCCGGGCTCCGCCCTGGCCTGGGTCGCGCAGAACCGGCTGATCCGCCGGTTCCTGCTGAAAACCCCGGAGCAGGGCGCCGACACGCTGGTCTTCCTCGCCGCCGGGGCCTCGGAGTTCCCCAGCGGCGAGTACTTCGTGAAACGAAAGGTGACGCGGACCAACAAGCAGGCCTACGACGCCGAGCTGTGCCGGCGACTCTGGGAGCGATCGGAACAGCTGGTGACGCCGGCTGCGGGCTGACCGGTTCGAGGCGGCTGAACGGATGGTGCCCGGTGAGCGAGACCAGTGCCGACCAGAACCAGTTCGCGAGGCACAACTGACAGGCGCCCCAGGCGTCCGTCATTCACCGCCACCCGAAACCTCAGGCCGGCAGCGGACTCACCGCCGCCGATGCCTCGACCACCAGCTTCGACACCGTGTCAGCCGGCCCCGGGCGCCCGAAGTGGTAGCCCTGGGCCATGGTGCACCCCAGGCGGCGCAGGGCCTGGAGCTGACTGTGCTCCTCGATACCCTCCGCGATCGTCTCCAGCTGCAGTGTGTGGCCGAGCTGCACGATGCTCTGCACCAGGCTGTCCTCGGCGTCCACCCCGGAGAGCCGGTCCACGAACGACCGGTCGATCTTCAGGATGTCCACCGGGAATCGGTGCAGGTAGGACAGTGACGAGTAGCCGGTGCC
This genomic interval carries:
- a CDS encoding SDR family NAD(P)-dependent oxidoreductase translates to MKLARTIVITGASDGVGAAAARELSRQGHQLVLVGRSPEKTDRVADELGAERHVADFSDLGAVRDLAATLLDRHDRIDVLANNAGGVFGNDRVMTRDGHELTFQVNYLAPFLLTHLLLDRLVSSRATVVNTSSSGNRLGRVDLENLSGEKRFSGTAAYSNAKLMQILHARELDRRYGAAGLRAAGLNPGNIRSNFAQQPGSALAWVAQNRLIRRFLLKTPEQGADTLVFLAAGASEFPSGEYFVKRKVTRTNKQAYDAELCRRLWERSEQLVTPAAG